From the genome of Emys orbicularis isolate rEmyOrb1 chromosome 17, rEmyOrb1.hap1, whole genome shotgun sequence, one region includes:
- the LOC135890938 gene encoding C-C motif chemokine 3-like, whose product MKVCVAAFAVLLIAALCSQAHSQLDGVNTPTSCCFSYVSKPIPRSLVVKYQHTSIKCSLPAVIFTTKKGREVCSDPNTRWVQEYIKHVKQN is encoded by the exons ATGAAGGTCTGTGTGGCTGCCTTCGCTGTGCTCCTCATCGCTGCCCTCTGCTCCCAGGCCCATTCTCAGCTTG ATGGCGTcaacaccccaacttcctgctgcTTCAGCTATGTTTCCAAGCCAATCCCACGGAGCCTTGTGGTGAAGTACCAGCACACCAGCATCAAGTGCTCCTTGCCGGCTGTAAT CTTTACCACTAAAAAAGGCCGGGAAGTCTGCTCCGATCCCAATACACGATGGGTCCAGGAGTACATCAAGCACGTGAAACAAAACTGA